The Streptomyces sp. NBC_01463 DNA window ACCATGGTGCTCCCCGGCGTCGAGCGGCTGCGCAAGGTCAACATGCAGATCGTGACCATGCCCGTGCCGGCGCAGGACGGCATCACGCGGGACAACGTCACGGTGCGGGTGGACGCGGTCATCTACTTCAAGGTGGTCGACGCGGCGAGCGCCGTCGTCGAGGTGGAGGACTACCGCTTCGCCGTCTCGCAGATGGCGCAGACGTCGCTGCGTTCGATCATCGGAAAGAGCGACCTGGACGACCTGCTCTCCAACCGGGAGAAGCTCAACCAGGGCCTGGAGCTGATGATCGACAGCCCCGCCGTCGGCTGGGGCGTGCAGATCGACCGGGTCGAGATCAAGGACGTCTCGCTGCCGGAGACGATGAAACGCTCCATGGCCCGGCAGGCGGAGGCGGACCGTGAGCGGCGGGCCCGGGTCATCAACGCGGACGCGGAACTCCAGGCGTCCAAGAAGCTGGCCGAGGCGGCATCGGAGATGTCCGCCCAGCCCGCCGCGCTGCAGCTGAGGCTGCTGCAGACCGTGGTGGCGGTGGCGGCGGAGAAGAACTCCACGCTGGTGCTGCCGTTCCCGGTGGAGCTGCTCCGCTTCCTGGAACGCGCCCAGCAGCCGGCACCGCAGCAGCCGGCTCAGGCGGTTCAGACAGCTGAGACAGCGCAGCCCGAGCCCCCGTCGGTGACACAGGGACCGCCACAGACACAGGTGGATCCGCCCGTGTCACCGCCGACCCCGACGCCGACGCCGGAGCCGGAGCCCCCGGCCGACCGGCGGTCCGAGCGGCCCGCCCCCGAGCCGCCCCGGCCGCCCAACGGCGCCGGGCCCGCACCGAGGGAGTCCACGCCCCCGCTCGCCCGGCACTGACCCGGCCGTCCCCGCCCGCCGGCCGCCGCCGGACCCGTACGAGCTGCGGGCCCGGCGGCGGCCGGTCCGCGTTGTCAGAGCCCCCGCCTAGACTCGCGAGTCAGAGGGTTCCCGCGCTGACCAGGTACGACCACCTGCGGAGGACCGAGGACGCGAAGGCCCGGCAGCAGGGTGCCGGACGGGAAGGGAGGGGCGTGCGCATGGACGTGGGCATCGCACCGCCACCGCGGGACGCGGCCGTCGGCCGTCTGCTGCGGTGTGCCGCCGTCTTCCTGCCCGCCGCACTCCCGCGCGAGGGCCGCATCGCGTTCTGGGACCCCGAAGGGCGCCCGCTGCCGGACCCGGCCGACGTGTGGGGGCCCGGCGCCGGCGACCGGGGGGATGCCGCCGGGGCCGTGGAGGCCGACGGCACAGGCGTGCGGGCCGCCGAGATCACGGTTGTGCGCCACCACGGCGAGGGGGACGACATCGCCGCCGTCACCGTGCCCGCCCTGCTCGTTCCGCCGGCCGAGGCCGTGCCCCTGCTGGCCCGCGCCCGCCACCTGCGGTCCGCCCACCCCGCCACCCGCTGCTGGGGCGCCGCCACCCTGCACGCCCTCCATCTGGTGTCCCGCGGCCGGATGCTCCCCGGCCTGACCGCCGACGACCACGACGCCTGGCGGGCCGGACCGCGCGACGCCGAGGACGTCGCGCATCTGCGTGCCGTCGCCGCGGCCATGCCCGCCGAGGGGTACGCGACGCCCTTCCCGGACCGGACACCCCTCCAGGTCCCCGACCCCGAGCCGCTGATCTCCGCCTACCTGGACGCGGTCGCCGACAGCCTGCCCCGCACCCCCGCGGCCGCCTTCGCCATGGGCGCGCCCTTCGCCGCCCAGGAGGGCCGCCACCTGCCCGGCGCCCGGGAGTGGGCCGTCGAGGTCGCGGCCGGACTGGACGCGGGCGTCCGGGTGTCGCTGCGCCTGGACCTCTCGGCATACGAGCTCTTCGACACGGAACGCTCCGCCGGGACGGACGACGCCCCCGGCGGCGAGGGGCCGGCCGGCGCGCGCCACGCAGGCGCCGCCATCACCCAGGTGCACAGCCTCGCCGACCCCACCTACGTCGTCGACGCGGCCGCGCTCTGGGACGGCACGGCGGGCGAACCCTTCGGCCCCCGGGCCCGGATCGACGCCGTGCTCGCCCTGCGCCGCGCCGCCCGCGTCTGGCCCCCGCTGGAACGGCTGCTGGACCAGCCCGTCCCCGACGTACTCGCCCTCACCGAGGACGAGTTGCAGGAACTGCTGGGCACGGCAGGGGCACGGCTGGCGGCAGCCGGAGTCAGCGTGCACTGGCCCCGGGAGCTCGCCCGCTCCCTCACCGCGGCGGCGGTCGTCCGGCCGGCCCCCGGCTCGGCCACCGACGGCACCTCGTTCTTCGACGCCGAGCAGCTCTTCTCCTTCAACTGGCAGCTGTCGCTGGGCGACCAGCGGCTGACCGAGGCCGAGATGGACGTGCTCGCCGAGGCGCACCGGCCCGTGGTGCGGCTGCGGGACCAGTGGGTCGTCGTCGACCCCGCGCTCGTGCGCAAGGCCCGCA harbors:
- a CDS encoding slipin family protein, with amino-acid sequence MVQELLIAAVAAVSAGAVYTAAAARVVKQYERGVVLRLGRLRDDVRGPGFTMVLPGVERLRKVNMQIVTMPVPAQDGITRDNVTVRVDAVIYFKVVDAASAVVEVEDYRFAVSQMAQTSLRSIIGKSDLDDLLSNREKLNQGLELMIDSPAVGWGVQIDRVEIKDVSLPETMKRSMARQAEADRERRARVINADAELQASKKLAEAASEMSAQPAALQLRLLQTVVAVAAEKNSTLVLPFPVELLRFLERAQQPAPQQPAQAVQTAETAQPEPPSVTQGPPQTQVDPPVSPPTPTPTPEPEPPADRRSERPAPEPPRPPNGAGPAPRESTPPLARH